CAAGCCCACCACGGACAGGATGGTTTCCATCGCGGTCCAGGTCTTGAAGGTTTCCGCCACGGTCATATTGAAGTACTGCTTCACCAGCCAGAAACCTGCGTCGTTGACGTGGGACAAAATCAACGAACCGGCACCGGTGGCCAGCACCAGCAGCTCACGGTTCACACCCGGAATCATCCCCACCACCGGCACCACGATGCCCGCGCCAGTAATGGTTGCCACGGTGGCCGAACCGGTCGCGATACGGATCACCGCCGCCACCAGCCAGGCCAGCAGGATCGGCGAGATCTGCGCCTCCACCGCCATGTGACCGATCACATCACCTACACCGCTGGTTACCAACATCTGCTTGAAGCCGCCACCGGCACCGATGATCAGAATGATCGCGGCGGTCGGTGCAAGGCTCGCGTCCAGCCATTTGAGCATCTGTTGCGAACCGATGCCCTGCTTGTAGCCGAAGGTGTACAGCGACAGCAACAATGCCAGCAGCAACGCGGAGATCGGGTGACCGATCAGGTCCATGAAGGTGCGGAAGAAGTTGCCGTCCGGCAGCACCACATCGGCAAAGGTCTTGAGCAGCATCAGGAACACGGGCGACAGCACAGTGATCAGGGTGATGCCGAAGCTAGGCAGATCGCCTGCATCCTCATCGCGCACCAGTTGATCCACCAGTTCCTGATTCGGATGGCCGGGGATGTGCTTGGCAATGAACGTACCGAAGATCGGGCCGGCAATGATGGCCGTTGGCAGCGCAACGATCAGGCCATAAAGAATGGTTTTACCGATGTCGGCACCGAACACGCCGATGGCCAGCAACGGACCCGGGTGCGGTGGAACCAGGCCGTGCACGGCGGACAAACCGGCCAGCAGCGGGATACCGATCTTGATGATCGACACGCCGGTACGACGGGCGACGATGAACACCAGCGGGATCAGCAACACGAAGCCGATTTCGAAGAACAGCGGGATGCCGACCAGAAAGGCCGCGAACATCATGGCCCACTGCACCTTGTCTTTGCCGAAGGCTCGAATCAGGGTCTGGGCGATCTGGTCCGCCCCGCCCGACTCGGCCATCATTTTGCCGAGCATGGTGCCCAGCGCCAGGATGATCCCGACGAAACCGAGCACCCCACCGAAGCCGTCCTGGAACGCTTTGATGATGGTGCCGATCGGCATACCGGAGGTCAGCCCGAGAAAGGCAGCGGCGATGATCAGGGCAATGAAGGGGTGAAGCTTGAACTTGGTGATCAGGACGATAAGCCCGATCACTGTGACCACTGCGTCTAGCAGCAGGAATGACTCGTGGGACATGCCAAACATTAGGGTGTCTCCTGGTTGTTGTTGTTATTAAAGCGGTTATTCAAATGCCGTCAGGACAGCGCTATCTCTTGGAGCAAAACTCAACTGGCGAGTTTCAAGCCATGATCGAGCCACCAGGTATGGGCCAGCTTCGCTAACTCATCGACGCTGTGACTCGACGCATCCAGAGTCAGGGTCAGGGGCTCACCCACGGGCGATTCAAGGGTGGCGAACTGGCTGTCGATCAAGGTCGACGGCATGAAGTGCCCCGGCCGATGAGACACACGATCGGCGGCGACTTCGGGGGCTAGCTCAAGGAAAACGAAGCCCAGGCCCGGCAAGGCACTGCGCAAGCGTTCGCGGTAACTGTGTTTGAGGGCCGAACAGGTCAGCACCGGGCGCTCGCCCTTGGCATCGACGCGGCGCAGTTCATCGCACAAGCTGTCGAGCCAGCCGGCACGGTCTTCATCGTTCAAAGGAATACCCGCACTCATCTTTTCGATATTGGCGGCAGGGTGAAAAGTGTCGCCTTCAATGGCGGTCGCGCCGCTAAGCTGGCACAGGGACTGGCTGACGCACGTCTTGCCGCAACCGGCAACGCCCATGATGACCAGGGCGGTGATGGGATGATTCATGTAACACCTCAGCGCGCAGACAGCGCTACCTTTGCTAAGTGAAACTATTAGTGCAAAAGCAGAAGTTGCCGACGCCT
The window above is part of the Pseudomonas sp. B21-048 genome. Proteins encoded here:
- a CDS encoding GntP family permease yields the protein MFGMSHESFLLLDAVVTVIGLIVLITKFKLHPFIALIIAAAFLGLTSGMPIGTIIKAFQDGFGGVLGFVGIILALGTMLGKMMAESGGADQIAQTLIRAFGKDKVQWAMMFAAFLVGIPLFFEIGFVLLIPLVFIVARRTGVSIIKIGIPLLAGLSAVHGLVPPHPGPLLAIGVFGADIGKTILYGLIVALPTAIIAGPIFGTFIAKHIPGHPNQELVDQLVRDEDAGDLPSFGITLITVLSPVFLMLLKTFADVVLPDGNFFRTFMDLIGHPISALLLALLLSLYTFGYKQGIGSQQMLKWLDASLAPTAAIILIIGAGGGFKQMLVTSGVGDVIGHMAVEAQISPILLAWLVAAVIRIATGSATVATITGAGIVVPVVGMIPGVNRELLVLATGAGSLILSHVNDAGFWLVKQYFNMTVAETFKTWTAMETILSVVGLGFILLLSLFV
- a CDS encoding gluconokinase, giving the protein MNHPITALVIMGVAGCGKTCVSQSLCQLSGATAIEGDTFHPAANIEKMSAGIPLNDEDRAGWLDSLCDELRRVDAKGERPVLTCSALKHSYRERLRSALPGLGFVFLELAPEVAADRVSHRPGHFMPSTLIDSQFATLESPVGEPLTLTLDASSHSVDELAKLAHTWWLDHGLKLAS